A segment of the Helicobacteraceae bacterium genome:
AAAGACCCGCGCGCGTATAGCTATCTGCCCGAATCGATCGAGAGCTTCTTGACCGCCGAAGAGCTTGCCGACAAACTTAAAAACGCCGGCTTTACGATCGAGCAGATCAAAGACGAGACTTTTGGGATCAGCGCTCGATTTATCGCTAGAAAGCCGCTATGAACGCGCTAAGCGTAAGCGAGCTTACCGCGCAGATCAAGGCTTCGCTCGAAACAAGCTTCAGCGTCGTTTGCGTCAGGGGCGAAACGGGGCGCGTTGTTCATCACGCGAGCGGACACGTCTATTTCTCGCTTAAAGACGGCGGCGCGACCATCGACGCGGTGTTGTTTCGCGCTAACGCAGCCAAGCTGAAATTTCGCTTAGAAACGGGCATGCAGGCGATTGTCATAGGCGGATTAAGCGTCTATCCGCCGCAGGGGCGCTACCAGATCATAGCTCAAAGCGTGGAGCCGGACGGCGCGGGCGCGTTGGCGGCGGCTTACGAGCAGTTGAAAAAAAAGCTCGCCGCTCTAGGATATTTCGACGAAAGCCGCAAAAAACCGCTTCCAAAATACCCTAAAACGATCGCGCTTGTAACCAGCGCCAGCGGCGCGGCGCTTCAGGATATGCTTCGCGTGGCGCAAAAGCGTTGGCTCTTAACGCGCCTAATATGTATCAACACGATCGTGCAGGGCGAGGCGGCGCCAAACAGCGTTATTAGATCGATCGCCCTCGCCGATCGGTTAAAACCCGACGCGATCGTATTAGCGCGAGGCGGCGGATCGATAGAGGACCTGTGGAGCTTCAACGACGAGAACGTAGCGAGAGCGATGTTTGAAGCCTCGACGCCGATTGTTAGCGCGATCGGACACGAGATCGATTTTGTTATAACCGATTTTGTCGCCGACAAACGCGCTCCGACTCCTAGCGCCGCTATGGAGACGCTGCTGCCCGATATGAACGAAGAGCGTATGCGCCTAGACGATCTAAACGCGACGCTAGGCGAGCGCCTCGACGTTTTTCTGACGCAAAAAGAGGGGTATCTAAACCACCTTAAAACGATGTTAAAACAGCTTAGCCCTCTGGCAAAAATCGAGCGAAACCGAGCCGAAACCGCGCAGCTTAGCGCGAGGTTGGACGATCGCTTTCGCGCCTATTTGACGCATAGAGCCGCTTTGATAGATCATCTAAGAGCGATGTTAAAGCAGCTTAGCATAGCCGCGAGGATCGAGCGGTTTATACTGCAAACGGAGCAGTTAAAACAACAGCTAACGCTATCGTTCGGATTTGCGCTCAAAAGCCGATCGGGCGATCTAGAACGGTTAAACGCCCAGCTTAACGCGCTTGATCCTAGCAAAAGATTACCCGTAAAAACCGCGCAGCTTATTTTGAACGGCAAGGTCGCGAGCGTAGGGGAGCTAAAACCGAACGATCGCTTTACTATCATAGACGGACGCCATAGCGCGATCGCGGAGGCAAAGGAGATAAAACCGCTCTAAAAACGACGGGCGGTTTATTGAAAATATAGACGATTGTCGTTTAGGCTATATTAAAACCTATCGCGAGGATTTCTATGCGTATGGCGAGCTTATAACGTTTTGCGTCGGCGTTATCGGAGCTAACGTTTATCGGTTTTTGCTACGCGACGCGCGGCGTTAGCGGTTTTCCCAGCTTAGCGTCGTTTAGCCGCTTTCTCGCGAAAAGCCGCTATACTAGATCGCCGTCCAAACGCTTAGGAGAGCT
Coding sequences within it:
- the xseA gene encoding exodeoxyribonuclease VII large subunit, with amino-acid sequence MNALSVSELTAQIKASLETSFSVVCVRGETGRVVHHASGHVYFSLKDGGATIDAVLFRANAAKLKFRLETGMQAIVIGGLSVYPPQGRYQIIAQSVEPDGAGALAAAYEQLKKKLAALGYFDESRKKPLPKYPKTIALVTSASGAALQDMLRVAQKRWLLTRLICINTIVQGEAAPNSVIRSIALADRLKPDAIVLARGGGSIEDLWSFNDENVARAMFEASTPIVSAIGHEIDFVITDFVADKRAPTPSAAMETLLPDMNEERMRLDDLNATLGERLDVFLTQKEGYLNHLKTMLKQLSPLAKIERNRAETAQLSARLDDRFRAYLTHRAALIDHLRAMLKQLSIAARIERFILQTEQLKQQLTLSFGFALKSRSGDLERLNAQLNALDPSKRLPVKTAQLILNGKVASVGELKPNDRFTIIDGRHSAIAEAKEIKPL